A window from Paludisphaera rhizosphaerae encodes these proteins:
- a CDS encoding vWA domain-containing protein, which yields MLDKVKLGDFLRGWAERLGSSESTRSTTTVTAGLISLTIHALFLAGLAFAGHQVHEVAQTTFSSEVYEPSALEPLKTDSTLQDIDQSDERPVLEASGSFAPILATSNVQGAASAASPATADEALAALDMGRRDLTRAMDMIAPSAMTLGKNFAIEGNGAEHVTGVEGAVDRIAVEIVRRLEQGRTLVAWAFDASLSLEAERKRLAKHIETIYTHINQLDANRLAADDGLLTTVVAFGQARKAMTPKPTGDVSLVREAIASIQADTSGEEHTFGTVAEIVTKFGRYKSSKGDSYNLMVIVVTDEVGDDQEKLEPTIEAAVKREVPVYVLGSQALFGRAQREMDYYDPKTKQMFRGLKVDAGPESVAIEQIRLPFWYGGPQYDVLESGFGPWGLSRLASATGGIYFVSRFDGAKMGFDASVMKEYRPDWESKRAYEADVSRSPLRRAVIDASLITQQNLPGMPTLIFPPIDAPNFKDVLQNNQVIAERTAYTVDEAIAPINAVVKYRDRETSRRWQAHFDLIRGRLLAMKVRCYEYNFACAQLVKDPPKFQNSKSNAWRFVPDAQIRYSDKAAAAAKEAQALLQRVVDEHPETPWALLAARELKNPLGFKPVEAYLQPPRPRDESAAAKKKAMNKSAEMKPAEPPRL from the coding sequence ATGCTCGACAAGGTCAAGCTCGGCGATTTCCTGAGAGGCTGGGCGGAGCGGTTGGGTTCGTCGGAGTCGACGCGGTCGACGACGACGGTGACGGCCGGGCTCATCAGCCTGACGATCCACGCGCTGTTCCTGGCCGGCCTGGCATTCGCCGGGCATCAGGTGCACGAGGTCGCCCAAACCACGTTCTCGTCCGAGGTTTACGAGCCGTCGGCGCTCGAGCCGCTGAAGACGGATTCGACGCTTCAGGACATCGACCAGAGCGATGAGCGGCCGGTGCTGGAGGCCTCCGGGTCGTTCGCGCCGATCCTGGCGACCTCGAACGTGCAAGGGGCGGCCTCGGCGGCGAGCCCAGCCACGGCCGACGAGGCGCTGGCGGCCCTCGACATGGGGCGTCGCGACCTGACCCGGGCGATGGACATGATCGCCCCCTCGGCGATGACCCTCGGCAAGAACTTCGCGATCGAGGGGAACGGCGCCGAACACGTGACCGGCGTGGAAGGGGCCGTTGACCGGATCGCCGTGGAGATCGTCCGCCGTCTGGAACAGGGTCGGACCCTCGTCGCCTGGGCGTTCGACGCCTCGCTCAGCCTGGAGGCCGAGCGCAAGCGGCTGGCCAAGCACATTGAGACGATCTACACCCACATCAACCAGCTTGACGCGAACCGGCTGGCCGCCGACGACGGGCTGCTCACCACGGTCGTCGCCTTCGGCCAGGCCCGCAAGGCGATGACCCCCAAGCCGACGGGCGACGTCTCCCTCGTCCGCGAGGCTATCGCGTCGATCCAGGCCGACACGTCCGGCGAGGAGCACACCTTCGGGACCGTCGCCGAGATCGTCACCAAGTTCGGCCGCTACAAGTCGTCCAAGGGGGACTCGTACAACCTGATGGTCATCGTCGTCACCGACGAGGTCGGCGACGACCAGGAGAAGCTGGAACCGACCATCGAGGCCGCCGTCAAGCGTGAGGTCCCCGTCTACGTCCTGGGCTCGCAGGCCCTCTTCGGCCGCGCTCAGCGCGAGATGGACTACTACGACCCCAAGACCAAGCAGATGTTCCGCGGCCTGAAGGTCGACGCCGGGCCGGAGAGCGTCGCGATCGAGCAGATCCGCCTCCCCTTCTGGTACGGCGGCCCCCAGTACGACGTCCTGGAATCGGGCTTCGGCCCCTGGGGGCTCTCGCGGCTGGCCAGCGCCACCGGCGGCATCTACTTCGTCTCTCGGTTCGACGGCGCCAAGATGGGCTTCGACGCCTCCGTGATGAAGGAATACCGGCCCGACTGGGAATCGAAGCGGGCCTATGAGGCCGACGTCTCGCGGTCCCCCCTGCGCCGGGCCGTGATCGACGCCTCGCTGATCACCCAGCAGAACCTCCCGGGGATGCCCACCCTGATCTTCCCGCCGATCGACGCTCCCAACTTCAAGGACGTTCTCCAGAACAACCAGGTGATCGCCGAGCGGACCGCGTACACGGTGGACGAGGCCATCGCCCCCATCAACGCCGTCGTCAAGTATCGCGACCGCGAGACATCCCGGCGCTGGCAGGCCCACTTCGACCTGATCCGCGGCCGGCTCCTGGCCATGAAGGTCCGCTGCTACGAATACAACTTCGCCTGCGCCCAGTTGGTGAAAGATCCGCCCAAGTTCCAGAATTCCAAGTCCAACGCCTGGCGATTCGTCCCCGACGCCCAGATCCGCTACAGCGACAAGGCCGCCGCCGCCGCCAAGGAGGCCCAGGCTCTCCTCCAGCGGGTCGTCGACGAGCACCCCGAAACCCCCTGGGCGCTCCTGGCCGCCCGGGAGTTGAAGAACCCCCTCGGATTCAAGCCTGTCGAGGCCTACCTCCAGCCTCCCCGTCCTCGCGACGAATCGGCCGCCGCCAAGAAGAAGGCGATGAACAAGTCCGCCGAGATGAAGCCCGCCGAGCCTCCCCGGCTCTGA
- a CDS encoding type II toxin-antitoxin system VapC family toxin: MRLLLDTHVFLWYITADPKLPASFLEAIQDPGNEVFLSAVSIWEAVIKHGLGKLPLPNAPAEYLPREREVHEIIALPVDEGAMSHLAGLPSLHRDPFDRLLIAQALQHGLTILTIDAEVTAYPVPRLEPS, translated from the coding sequence ATGCGGCTTCTGCTCGACACCCACGTCTTCCTTTGGTACATCACCGCCGACCCCAAGTTGCCGGCCTCCTTCCTGGAAGCCATCCAGGATCCCGGGAACGAGGTGTTCCTGAGCGCCGTCTCGATCTGGGAAGCCGTTATCAAACACGGTCTGGGGAAACTGCCGCTCCCCAACGCGCCGGCCGAGTATCTGCCGCGAGAACGCGAGGTCCACGAGATCATCGCTCTCCCCGTGGACGAGGGGGCGATGTCGCATCTCGCCGGTCTTCCGAGCCTGCATCGCGACCCGTTCGACCGCCTCCTGATCGCTCAGGCCCTTCAACACGGGCTGACGATCCTCACCATCGACGCCGAAGTGACGGCGTACCCCGTGCCGCGACTCGAGCCGTCCTGA
- a CDS encoding type II toxin-antitoxin system Phd/YefM family antitoxin, translated as METVTLQELERDPKRFLDRVEAGERLVISRGGRPVAELRPIDVSPTPRGPRPFGLAAGEFTVPDDFDDPLPEDLLRAFEE; from the coding sequence ATGGAAACCGTCACTCTGCAAGAGCTGGAGCGAGACCCCAAGCGGTTTCTCGACCGCGTCGAGGCGGGGGAACGCCTGGTGATCTCTCGAGGCGGACGGCCCGTGGCGGAACTCCGGCCCATCGACGTCTCCCCGACGCCCCGAGGACCACGCCCGTTCGGCCTGGCCGCGGGGGAGTTCACCGTCCCGGACGACTTCGACGATCCGCTGCCGGAAGACCTGCTTCGGGCGTTCGAGGAGTGA